Proteins encoded by one window of Antechinus flavipes isolate AdamAnt ecotype Samford, QLD, Australia chromosome 4, AdamAnt_v2, whole genome shotgun sequence:
- the LOC127560161 gene encoding keratin, type I cuticular Ha1 gives MPYNCCLPSISCRTSCASRPCLPPSCHGCTLPGACNIPANIGTCGWFCEGSFNGNEKETMQFLNDRLANYLEKVRQLERENAELEGRIREWCQEQVPYVCPDYQNYFRIIEELQQKILCTKAENARLVVQIDNAKLAADDFRTKYETELSLRQLVESDINSLRKILDELTLCKSDLEAQVESLKEELICLKRNHEEEVNILRCQIGDRLNVEVDAAPTVDLNRVLNETRCQYETLVENNRRDVEEWFTTQTEELNKQVVSSSEQLQNCQAEIIELRRTVNALEIELQAQHNLRDSLENTLTETEARYSSQLSQLQCMITNVEDQLAEIRGDLERQNQEYQVLLDVRARLECEISTYRGLLESEDCKLPCNPCATTNACGKPIGPCPISNPCVPCAPCVPCTPCVPRSRCGPCNSFVR, from the exons ATGCCTTACAACTGCTGCCTGCCCAGCATCAGCTGCCGTACCAGTTGTGCTTCCAGGCCCTGCCTGCCTCCCAGCTGCCATGGCTGCACCCTTCCTGGGGCCTGTAACATCCCTGCCAATATAGGCACCTGTGGCTGGTTCTGCGAAGGCTCCTTTAATGGTAACGAGAAGGAGACCATGCAATTCTTGAATGACCGTCTGGCCAACTACCTGGAGAAGGTTCGGCAACTGGAGAGGGAGAATGCTGAGCTGGAGGGTAGGATCCGGGAGTGGTGCCAAGAGCAAGTCCCCTATGTGTGCCCAGACTACCAGAACTACTTCAGGATCATTGAGGAGCTCCAGCAGAAG ATCCTGTGCACTAAGGCAGAGAATGCCAGGCTAGTGGTTCAGATTGACAATGCCAAGCTGGCTGCTGATGACTTCAGAACCAA GTATGAGACTGAGTTGTCCCTGCGCCAGCTGGTAGAATCTGACATCAATAGTCTACGCAAGATCCTGGATGAACTAACTCTGTGCAAGTCTGATCTAGAAGCCCAAGTAGAGTCCCTGAAAGAAGAGCTGATCTGTCTCAAGAGGAATCATGAAGAG GAAGTTAACATCCTGCGCTGCCAAATTGGAGATCGTCTCAATGTGGAGGTGGATGCTGCTCCAACTGTGGACCTCAACAGGGTGTTGAATGAGACCAGGTGTCAGTATGAGACCTTGGTGGAGAACAACCGTAGAGATGTGGAGGAGTGGTTCACCACTCAG ACAGAGGAACTGAACAAGCAGGTGGTGTCCAGCTCTGAACAGCTACAGAATTGCCAGGCAGAGATCATCGAATTGAGACGCACTGTCAATGCCCTGGAAATTGAGTTGCAGGCCCAGCACAATCTG AGAGATTCCCTGGAAAATACCCTGACAGAGACTGAGGCTCGTTACAGCTCCCAGCTGTCCCAGTTACAGTGTATGATCACCAATGTTGAAGATCAGCTGGCTGAGATCAGAGGTGACCTGGAGAGGCAGAACCAAGAGTACCAGGTGCTCCTAGATGTTAGAGCCCGACTAGAGTGTGAGATCTCCACATATCGGGGCCTCTTGGAGAGTGAGGACTGCAA GCTTCCCTGCAACCCCTGTGCTACAACCAACGCTTGTGGAAAGCCCATTGGTCCTTGCCCAATCAGTAATCCTTGTGTCCCCTGTGCCCCCTGTGTCCCCTGCACACCCTGTGTCCCTCGTTCACGCTGTGGCCCCTGTAACTCCTTTGTGCGCTAA